A genomic region of Acipenser ruthenus chromosome 9, fAciRut3.2 maternal haplotype, whole genome shotgun sequence contains the following coding sequences:
- the LOC131738011 gene encoding uncharacterized protein LOC131738011 — MEDCAPKWKEIEQAVKKARASSSPGPNGVPYRVYKSASGVLRILWKLMKVAWEKQVVPRAWRRAGGVFIPKEKDSTSISQFRSISLLNVEGKIFFSIIAQRLSAYLLKNCFIDTSIQKAGIPGFPGCLEHINVIWQQIQSAKKERKELHVTFLDLANAYGSVPHELLWSRISFLIRSTYDVLPSPQNLNLWVGEDPSCPLCSSPATLRHILTGCKVALSQGRFTWRHDQVLRCLALALEDKRNMTNKLPPVPSKHYTQKTTFLRPGEQPPRKGVKTNPRPGQLEAARDWNMLADVGQRLIFPPEIATTNLRPDIVLWSGSARLVHLVELTVPWEDAVDEAYERKKLRYAQLATEAEQRGWRVRVYPVEVGCRGFVAHSTTRFLRDVGFSGQELRRTVKNLSEAAERSSNWLWLRRKDSGWGQVSNEEGALTPGGCYR; from the exons atggaggactgtgcacctaagtggaaagaaatagagcaagctgtgaaaaaagcaagggcttcatcatctccagggcctaatggagttccgtacagagtgtacaagagtgcttcaggagttctacgaattctgtggaaattgatgaaagtggcatgggaaaaacaggttgtaccaagagcatggcgccgagcaggtggagtctttatacctaaagaaaaagattctacaagcatcagtcagtttcgttccatttccctattaaacgtagaaggcaagattttcttcagcattattgctcagagattgtcagcttacctattaaagaactgcttcattgacacttcaatacaaaaagcgggcattccaggtttcccaggttgcttagaacacatcaatgtgatctggcaacaaattcaatcagcaaaaaaggagaggaaggagctccatgtgacattcctggatttggctaatgcatatggttcagtgccacatgaactactttgg agcaggatcagtttcctcatcaggtcaacatatgatgttctcccatcaccacagaacctaaacctctgggtaggagaggatccctcatgtcctttgtgttcatcacctgcaacattaaggcacattttgacaggatgtaaggtggctcttagccaaggacggtttacttggcgccatgaccaggtgctgcgatgtttggccttagcattggaagacaagcgtaacatgaccaataagttgccacctgttccatcaaaacattacacacaaaagacaacattcctccgcccaggagagcaaccaccaagaaaaggtgttaaaaccaatcctcgcccaggacaactggaagctgctagagactggaatatgctggcagatgttggtcaacggcttatttttccacctgagattgccaccactaaccttcgaccagatattgtcttgtggtctggatcagcacgccttgttcacctggtagagttaacagtgccatgggaggatgctgtagatgaggcgtatgagaggaagaaactgcggtatgctcaactagccactgaagcggaacagcgaggatggagagttcgggtttacccagtggaagtgggttgtcgaggatttgtggcacactctacaacccggtttctcagagacgtcggattcagtggccaagagttgcgtcgcacagtgaagaacttatctgaagcagcagagaggagcagcaactggctgtggttgagacggaaagattctggctggggacaggtaagtaa tgAGGAAGGAGCCCTCACCCCAGGAGGCTGCTATCGATAG